DNA sequence from the Anguilla anguilla isolate fAngAng1 chromosome 4, fAngAng1.pri, whole genome shotgun sequence genome:
TACAGCATGCAGTAATGGCCAAAGTACTGAATGAGTTTCAGAGTTATTGCCAGTCCCTGTCAGTACAATGTCAGAACTGACACCAGGCTAAAATTGGTTGTTACTGACAAAAAGCTTGATACAATAAtaagtaaaaatgtgttttatgtagAAGGATATGTGTACAGATCCGCTTTGAGTAAGGTTTACAAAGCCTCATCACTGTAGGAGTAACAGGGCAAACGTTCTCTGTAAAATGAAAGATGTTGTCAGTTAGTTGCAGCTCTGGTCTATACACAAAAGTAAATGCTAGTAATCACAATGAATGAGTTTCCTGAAAACAGCCATTTGTCGAATCACATTGGAGAAGTTACTGTTtccctgtgtacctgtgtttgtaAAGTCACCTGTACTGCTTGTTAGACTGAGCTGTCCACCTGCTCTTGGCTGGTGTGACGGTCCTcctctctgactcactctcactctctcagaaACTCCCTGGCTGAGACCTCTGACCTAATTCTAGACAACTTCGGGCTTTCCCCTGCGCAGCTGCAACTGCGTATAGCTGCGGCTGCGCAGGCCGCAGTCGTCCCCTTGCACGGGCATCGCTCCCCGCACGCGTTCCTTCCCAGTTGTCCTGTTTTATCTGGTTCTGCCCAACAATTGATTTTACTGCTGTTGGTACAGGGTGTTGTCTGTATTCTCAAAGGGCGAGCTGCGTGCTGATCGCAGCCCGGGCGCGTACAAAAGGTCCGCTCGCCTCATGCTGTGGGAAAACACGGCCGCAGTAGCGCCACACCTGTTCTCCCCCCAGCTGCTGGGTTCAGTTAGATTAGCGTGTGTCATCACACCTGGAGGCTTCCAGATTCAGCCCCCTCACCTGTATTGCGCCTGTTGCATCACATGGCGTGCTTCTCTTTATAGGTGATGTATCACAAGGAAGCAGTGGTCTTTTATCAATACCGGTGACTGTAATCATTAAGGATAAGGAAAATGCCCCAGATCTGGAATGCTTCTGAACGCAATGTACGTGGCTGTGCCTGTAGAGGACTGGTCTGTGGAGGTTACGAGGGAGGCGGAGCCAAACTCCCGGCCACCTACGCCGAGGCTCTTTACCGCCAAGTTCGCCCAACCAAACCGTGTAGCCTATATGAAAGTTATGAGTAAATGTGCTGTGAAAAGGCCGTCACACGCTCATTTTCTGCAGTGGCTAGCCACATGCTTCCTGTAATGGCTTTTGTTCTGCTCTCACGACAACAGCGGGGAATTGCTGTGACTTTGtggctttttttctgtcaaagaTGCTGCTGTCGAGTTATCTGTTTGCCGTTAAGTCTTATCCGGTCTGTTAATTTCCCAATTTTTCTCCTCAGTTCCACTCGAAACCTGTGCTTTAACCCCTCAGCAGGGGCATCTATAACCTAGTTATTCTGAGTTCAGAAGGTTGTGAGATCGCATGTGTTTGCTGTCATAAATGGAGGTACGGCATCAAGGTCACAGCCGCAACCTTTGGACCTGACCAAAAGTTGGAGTCCCTCCCCTTCAGCATCAGACCATGAATCTTCCCTGTGATGGGGTCCATGGTTTCACAACAACCCTTGGTCGTGCGTGATACAGACACCTCCTCTTGTCTCACATTCAACCTAAAACTCTGACTATAGTTCACTCTGAATCACTGATAACGCTGAGTTGGGTCCGTTAAGTGCATTACAGCTGCCTAGTCATACCGCCTGTGTGCTACGTGTtgctttctgcttttcttttgaCTGTGCATAAAAGCACACTTCACAGACAAATGTTGcctcagtgatttaaaaaaaaaaaacgttttcccCCAAATGCAAAAATCCAGACTGGCTGATTATAGACTAGCTGTGAACCTGTCTGTGGTTCATTTGTTCTGAGGATGCCCTGGTGCCTCTCCAGATAACATGACTCTGTGGGTGTGGATGAGGTGAACGTATACAAGCTGCTTGTTTGCCTGCACATGAGCAGGCACGTGTTTTCTGTGTCAGCGTGGGTATGGCAAGGTCAGGGCTTAGTACAAACTTCAGCATGCACTCCCTCTCAACGAACAGGATCTGCGCATCGTGTTTGAGTTCCTGGATTCTCTCTTCTTCCTGTTTCAGAGATTTGGGTAGGTTTCCGAAAGGCAGGAAATACCAGACAACATGATGCGCGAAGTGGGAACCAAAGCCATGGAATTCTACGAGTACCTCCTGAACGGAAGGGGTGAGTGCTTCTTTCCCCATGCTGGGAAACGGAACATAACGACTGAGGCCGAGTCTAAGTGCTTCAGCCGAATGCCACTAAGTGCTTTATCCGAGTGCTACGTCAGATGAAGTGAAGACGATGGCTAAAATCGCCATTTTGATTGCTCGCGGTCATTAACCCCCAGTTAGCCCTCTTCGTAATTAGTCAATGTGGCATTTTCTGATAGATGCTTAATGTATGAGCGATTCTGCGGTGACCGTTACTTCACCTTGCTCTTGTGCCTACAGATGTCCGGATAAAGGATTACCCTTTGATGCATGGTCCCGGTACAATGTCGGCCATCTTGTTGACCTACATAATTTTTGTTCTGTACGCGGGACCCCGACTCATGGCCAGTCGTAAACCCTTCCAGCTGAAGGGCCCAATGATCTTTTACAACTTCGCCATGGTGGCCTTgtccattttcattgtttatgaGGTGAGAACTCCTCTTCCAGCTACTGCTCAATccaatctgtttatttatagtTTACATAAAGGTGCACAAGTGTTTTCATAGTTTTTTCAAAGCCACATTTTAAGCTGATTTAAAACTTACCAAAATGTATCAGCCTAATTTTTAACTTTATGTAagagttcattttatttacaaaatgcttGGATAAAGACCTGTTTTGGTTGTCCTGTTTCAAAGAAAGTTGTTTTTGTCAATCTGTCAGAATGTGAACACAGAAGTGTACTCTTATTTGTTGATGCTTTGGAGTTTTTGAGCCAgttttttaacaattattttaaaggaGTAGCTTACGTATATTCCAGTGTCCATATTGTGCATGTGGCAGTTGGAGCTAccttggattgttttttttaccttttgaaTGAGTGCACCAGTTATAGTCTTTAGATTtgcatgtatgtaaatgtacacGTATCAGCTTAACAAGAAGAACAGGCCTTTCAGTCTAGCGTGGCTCCTTGTTTTGCCTAAAGTCTAGAGTGAATCCAACCCTGGGCCCAGTTGGGTCTCCAGAGGTCACATTTTGTCTGGCTCAGTTATTGACTTCTGTCCTTCTACTCTACCTATCTTTTCCCCAGTTCCTGATGTCCGGGTGGCTCACCAGCTACAACTGGCGATGTGATCCTGTTGACGAATCAGACAGCCCAGAGGCGCTCAGAGTAAGTGGACACTGCCTACACGCAGTACAGAGGCAACGTCAGCTCAGAAGTTTGAGCGGTTGTTTGGCAATCAGTGTCCTTGAGTAAGAGACCtaattgtgaagcactttgtgtagCCGTAGTTGCTGGAATGCATGAATTTAAATGTCTGATTTGGTCCTAAAAGAAGCCTTCCACATCGGCTACTCTTTGTGTGTTCCAGGctgttttaaacaaatatacatAGTAATTTCTAAACTTGTTTAAAGATATGTAAATGCTTCGACTTATATTCATAATGTAACCCTGACAACAGCCCCTGGAAGCATGGGTGGAAACTAAGCAGTCCTGAAATATGGCACTCCCTTTCAGGGGTGAATTCAATGTTCATATCAGAGATGTAAATTTAGTCAAAGACAGGGAGATGCTTCTACATTGGACTGATTATGTTTTTAGTTGAGTTTAGTCCATATTCTTATTATGGAGTTTCTGTTCTTTGTTCCAACCAGATGGTTCGAGTAGCCTGGTTGTTCctcttttcaaaatacattgaACTCATGGACACGGTAAGAACAAACATACAGAATTTTCCTCACTTTGGGCTAAAACTTTGCATGGCTCAATGTTATAAAGTCAGTCACTGCTGATGGCAGGTATCCCTGAAaggtttttcctgttttccgATGCCTCCTGGTGTTGATAGCGAGCCCCTGTTTCCCCCAGGTTTTCTTTGTCCTGCGTAAAAAGCACAGCCAAGTCACATTCCTGCACATCTTCCACCATTCCTTCATGCCCTGGACCTGGTGGTGGGGAGTCTCCTACACACCCGGTAAGCCtcggtctgccccccccccccgtgagcTCTTTCTGTCACTCAGGAAACATTTGGATCTTGTTTGCTGAAATGAACACACGCCATTCTGTAATCATGATGAGGACCTGTTGCTATTCTAATGTTctacatttcattacatgaGCCTGTATTGCTAGTTTTTACACGAAGAGCCATGTGTCTTTTTATCCCTCTTGCTAAATGTACAGTAAGTAACGCATTATTGGTCTGTTTATATGTATTCCTTCACAAGCTATTAGACTATTTTCACAATGAGAGTTGATATGAAGTGGCTGTTGACAGTCCCTTCACTTTGGTAAGTAGACACACTGTGCCCAACAGGTGGATGCTTTTGGCCCTTCTTTCTGAGTCTACATTTCCTTCTTTATCTTTGCCTAAATTAACCGCACCGCTAAGTATATGCTGAAGAGGATAACAGGGATccacccctttttttaaagtagctaTATATAACTGTAACGTagacaaataataaacaaagaCATCCACAGAGCTTGTAGAAAGATGCAGAGTAAAAGTATTGCTTTTCCTCAACATTATATTGACTATGAATGtgtaatttcaaatattttacgATCCGTAAACCGtgctgtgtttatgtctgtctgAGACATCAGTTACTTGGGTTACCACCTCCAACAGCACTCCTCCTGAGCCTGTAGCATGCCcatcttttttcatgaataaaatgcatagcCAGTTGCCAGAGTTACAGTGAAGAAATGGCTGACTTTGTTGGTAAGCGTTATCTATGATCTCGTTAGTCAGATAGAATTGTATTCTGCTAAATTATGACTTTAGCGCTTCATAGTATCTGTGTGTAGAGACAGCCATTTGCTGATGTTACCTCGTTCTTGTGGTGTAGCTTAACTTAGAGCTCTTGAAATAGCAGttgtgcagaatgcagataATAAGTTAGctagcctagctagctagcatagtAGTGGATGTTGAATTTTCCAACCCATTTCATAATGTTAGCCTAGTTGTTGTGTTGTGCAGTTGTTGAAACGAAGGTGCTTGTGGATGTTGAAGTTTCCAACCCTTTCCCATAATGCTGTTGTTGTGCTGTGTAGTGTTGTGAGAAGGTCTGTTGTGACTCATGTTTTGCTAAATTGTGACTTTAGTGCTGCATAGTATTTGAACTACAAGAAGTTTCCATCGGGATCTACTTGCGAGGCAGTGTCATGCTTTGGGTCGGGATTGCAGTTCTTCCTTGTGGACACTAGATGGGGTTTCAAATTACCTGTTGCTCCTGTAAATAACAGTAAACCTTTCACCTGgattccgggtacttttggtgttCGCtcctttgttttaatgttgatAACCTTGTCAGAACTGTACCGGTAAAGCAGCCTGTTAAAGCAGTGCTGTTAAGGCTACATCATTGCTACCTGTTTGGTGTTCTAATTTGGTGACTATGCCCAGGGTCAACAGGTAGAGAAGGTGATCACATTTACTTAGTTTGAGGCCTGCTTTATAATCactatttttgttcattgtggGGCTAAATTTCGCAAATTGATACAAAAAATGCCAGTCAAGTTCAGAAGTCAGAATTTTTAACTTTGTTTACAATGTTTTACACTGACAATCATTCTCATAGGTGGCTAACATAAATCCTCCTTGTAGTTGGGTGTCAGTGTCAGTTTCAGAATAGATTTTTGGCAGagtaatattttttcacaaCATTCACTACTCATTCCTGAAGATCAACACTCCAATACCACCGGTGCAGCAGTGCGTAAAAGCTGTTCCTTTGCTAGCCGTGTAGGACACGTCCTGGGATACTTTGAGGTTTTCCTTGGGTTCGGTAAGAGGGTTTGACAGCGTAAATTGATAATTGGGAGCATTATTCTCTGATCATGACTTGCACCAATGACTTAATATCCACCCACCCCGATTTTGGAGATCCTTTTATTCATGTAGAACCAAAAGCCATTATTGTGTCACCAGATTTTGAGAAGTACCgtttgcatatttttaatgcttAATAAAGTCTCGCAAGGTTGCCACACTCACTGGGGTTTCAAGTATCAAATCTTCATCCTGTGTGAAAACGCATCACTGCAATCAAGAACACATTGTTGCCTGGACTTTTTCATGTGTGcggttctttctctctctttttttttgcggtttAAATGCTCGCCGCTGCAGGTGGAATGGGGTCCTTCCACGCCATGGTCAACTCCGTGGTCCACATCATCATGTACTTCTACTACGGGCTCTCTGCCGCTGGCCCCCGCTTCCAGAAGTACCTCTGGTGGAAGAAATACATGACGGCCATTCAGCTGGTACGCCGCTTCCTTTAAACACATGCAGTCACTGGAGGGCTCTCGCTTTCACTCGGCTCATACCAAAGGCTCATTCCAAAAATAGCACCCGTTGCCTCTGGGCGACATGAAGATTTACTGAGGCTAATACTGTAGGTGCAGTGGTCTCCCAGGAGGCTCTCCTGAGCACATACCgctacagtgtgtctgtggcgTGTTACACAAGTAAAGCCAAATGTGCGCATTTAAGGGGGTTCGTGATATTGACTTAAAACGTTTCATGCTGATAATGATCTATGTCACAAGTTTGTGTGTAAttcttttaaattgtgtttgtgaacacaACTTGTGTAAAACTTATTTCTGATCAAGATCACATCTTTAATGGGACACtcccactggaaaaaaaaacaataaatgcagAGAATGGAGAAATAAGAATATCATCTCATATGGTTCCCggtacaaaagaaaataaaaatgaattaattaacttCTTGTTAACAAAGGCTGTGTACATTGTTTAGTAATACAACTGTGATTCCCTTTTGGAAAGGACGGTGACTGTTCTTGGATTCCGGGGGATGGTTTTAAtggccatttattttcattgatgCACTTGGATTTGACAGATCAGAAGGCCTTGGTTTCAAATCCAAGACAGCAACTGTTAAAGACACACCCCTGGCTGTTAAGAACAGTTATCTGCCCTCTTGAACCGCAGAGATTTGAGGATTGATGTGCTAACCAGGAGCCCTTATTTGGTTTTACGATCAAATATTTTGTATCTGTtaggcctttctgtgttttctgCCCTCCTCAACTGTTAACTATTGCTACTTTTACTCTTCCCCCACAACACCCTCTCCCCCAAGGTCCAGTTTGTGCTGGTGTCCCTCCACGCCACCCAGTACTACTTCATGGAGTCGTGCAGCTTCCAGGTCCCCCTGTTCCTCCACCTCATCTGGATCTACGGTACCTTCTTCTTCATACTCTTCTCCAACTTCTGGTACCAGGCCTACACGAAGGGCAAGCGGCTACCCAAGGCGGTGGAGAAGGGGAGGCAGAACGGCACGGCCAGCGGCTCCACCCCGGTGGCCAACGGCAAGCACCAGGAGAACGGGTCTGCCCACCACGAGAACGGCAGCGCCCACAACGGGAAAGTGAAGAAAGCCTAATTCCACAGGAAACGAACACACAAAACGTATCAAAGAGAACCTCCACAAAACACCATGGAATCCAaagtatgttttgttttttttgtttctttttttccggTTGAAAAAATGTTCGTATGCACAAAACATGGGGAGATGAAATTGTCATTGGTTTCAGCAGTTGGTTTCCCCCTCTGCTTTCGTAATGGGGAATTTGAACTGTGGAGCACAATGTATGAAGAGAAGACATCAACTGAAGTAATCTTCACTGATGGTGCCCTTGAACCCAGGGTCAAAACTGCCTGTGTTAGCTCCCCTTCGTCCCTTACCCCTtcgccctccctccccagagCCCCACATAACCTCTTAGGCAGGCATGACTCCCCCCCTGTGGACAGAGATAAGCTTGACGAACTTGAACACATTTGTAAATAAGGTTTTCACTTGTCAGAACCGTTGGGACGGGTATGGTTGAGACGGCCTAGATTTTCCTACTGTATGtaagttaattaaattaaatgcaactacattgaaataaaaaaaacattttaaaataagtgaCTGGgtcttgcacattttttaaagcatcaaTGTTCTGCCATTTTGGATAGAGCTTTGGTCAAAGTTATGTGTAACAACCACCCAAGTTGCTTTTTGATATTTCACCAAATTGTGTTATTTCCGAAAATATgttgaatatatttaatttttcttatatatacacattttcttCCCAATACTTGGTTTTTCAATATAAAACAGTATATGTGCCCAAAAAGATCTATCACAGGCAGTTTTGATCCCCATCTGGATACACTGTAGGGTCCAATATATCaatataaaagtaatttttCTGCTAAcatcttttaataaaaatggtatGTCCTGAAAAATGACATAGGCAAATGTTGGAAAAATAATTGCACTTCGCATGTTGGTCCATCACCTTTCAATAGTACCATATATAAGGTTATTTGATAGAAATTTGATTATTTGATAGAAATAAGATGTCATTTCAAGTCCAGAAAATGCAAATGCCTACTTACTtattcactgaaactgaaatcaatacttgtgtgtttttacttttcatAATTTGTTTAGATCAAGGGTTAGAATTCCAGTCAGTGAAagtgttcattttgattttatcCACTATTAAAAATTTTGTGGTCTCTCATTTCATTCTCTTACTGTTCCTATAACATATGCAAATGATTAAGAATTCAGACACTAAGCACAATTAATCACTTCCCCCTTAAGTATATATCTTGAGGTTTTAAAGGAATAGTTCCTGTTCTGGacttcttttaaattattattttagtgtatgttttaagTTGGCCCGAACAGTTTTCATGTGTGATGAAGAAAATGCTGTTcaggtaactccaaagcagcttctGCAGCAAGTACAGCCCAGAGGTTGTACATGTGTAATGACCTTT
Encoded proteins:
- the elovl1b gene encoding elongation of very long chain fatty acids protein 1b, which gives rise to MMREVGTKAMEFYEYLLNGRDVRIKDYPLMHGPGTMSAILLTYIIFVLYAGPRLMASRKPFQLKGPMIFYNFAMVALSIFIVYEFLMSGWLTSYNWRCDPVDESDSPEALRMVRVAWLFLFSKYIELMDTVFFVLRKKHSQVTFLHIFHHSFMPWTWWWGVSYTPGGMGSFHAMVNSVVHIIMYFYYGLSAAGPRFQKYLWWKKYMTAIQLVQFVLVSLHATQYYFMESCSFQVPLFLHLIWIYGTFFFILFSNFWYQAYTKGKRLPKAVEKGRQNGTASGSTPVANGKHQENGSAHHENGSAHNGKVKKA